Proteins from one Chanodichthys erythropterus isolate Z2021 chromosome 15, ASM2448905v1, whole genome shotgun sequence genomic window:
- the LOC137037073 gene encoding elongation factor 1-alpha 1-like has protein sequence MGKEKIHINIVVIGHVDSGKSTTTGHLIYKCGGIDKRTIEKFEKEAAEMGKGSFKYAWVLDKLKAERERGITIDISLWKFETSKYYVTIIDAPGHRDFIKNMITGTSQADCAVLIVAAGVGEFEAGISKNGQTREHALLAYTLGVKQLIVGVNKMDSTEPPYSQKRYEEITKEVSAYIKKIGYNPATVAFVPISGWHGDNMLEPSTNMTWFKGWKIERKEGAANGVTLLEALDSILPPTRPTDKPLRLPLQDVYKIGGIGTVPVGRVETGTLKAGMVVTFAPANVTTEVKSVEMHHESLAEALPGDNVGFNVKNVSVKDIRRGNVTGDSKNDPPMQAANFTAQVIILNHPGQISQGYAPVLDCHTAHIACKFSELKEKIDRRSGKKLEDNPKALKSGDAAIIVMIPGKPMCVESFSQYPPLGRFAVRDMRQTVAVGVIKAVDKKAATAGKVTKSAQKAAKAK, from the exons ATGGGTAAGGAAAAGATTCATATTAACATCGTGGTTATCGGCCACGTCGATTCTGGCAAGTCGACCACCACCGGCCACCTGATCTACAAATGCGGAGGCATCGATAAGAGAACCATCGAGAAGTTTGAGAAAGAAGCCGCTGAG ATGGGCAAGGGCTCCTTCAAATACGCCTGGGTGCTGGACAAACTGAAGGCCGAGCGTGAGCGTGGTATCACCATTGATATTTCTCTCTGGAAGTTCGAGACCAGCAAGTACTACGTCACCATCATTGATGCCCCTGGACACAGagacttcatcaaaaacatgATCACTGGTACTTCTCAG GCTGACTGCGCCGTGCTGATTGTCGCTGCTGGTGTTGGTGAGTTTGAGGCTGGTATCTCCAAGAACGGACAAACCCGTGAGCATGCCCTGCTTGCGTACACTCTGGGAGTGAAACAGCTTATTGTTGGAGTCAACAAGATGGACTCCACCGAGCCCCCCTACAGCCAGAAGCGCTATGAGGAAATCACCAAGGAAGTCAGCGCCTACATCAAGAAGATCGGCTACAACCCCGCCACCGTTGCCTTCGTTCCAATCTCTGGATGGCATGGAGACAACATGCTGGAGCCCAGCACAAAC ATGACCTGGTTCAAGGGATGGAAGATTGAGAGGAAGGAAGGTGCTGCCAACGGTGTTACCCTTCTCGAGGCCCTGGACTCCATCCTGCCACCCACTCGGCCCACCGACAAGCCTCTTCGTTTGCCTCTGCAGGATGTGTATAAGATTGGAG GTATTGGAACTGTGCCTGTCGGACGTGTTGAGACCGGAACTCTGAAGGCTGGTATGGTTGTGACCTTCGCCCCTGCCAACGTGACCACTGAGGTCAAGTCCGTTGAGATGCACCACGAGTCTCTTGCTGAGGCTCTCCCCGGTGACAACGTTGGCTTCAACGTTAAGAACGTGTCCGTCAAGGACATCCGTCGTGGTAATGTGACTGGAGACAGCAAGAACGACCCACCCATGCAGGCTGCCAACTTCACCGCTCAG GTCATCATCCTGAACCACCCTGGTCAGATCTCTCAAGGCTACGCCCCAGTGCTGGACTGCCACACCGCTCACATCGCCTGCAAGTTTTCTGAACTCAAGGAGAAAATTGACCGTCGTTCTGGCAAGAAGCTTGAGGACAACCCCAAGGCTCTTAAATCTGGAGATGCTGCCATTATTGTTATGATCCCTGGCAAGCCCATGTGTGTGGAGAGCTTCTCTCAGTACCCACCACTGG GTCGTTTTGCTGTGCGTGACATGAGGCAGACCGTCGCTGTTGGTGTCATCAAGGCTGTTGACAAGAAAGCCGCCACTGCCGGCAAGGTGACCAAGTCTGCTCAGAAGGCAGCCAAAGCTAAATGA